One stretch of Limnohabitans sp. DNA includes these proteins:
- a CDS encoding cytochrome c biogenesis protein ResB: MTTVASRPDSERSSPRGQAVLELLSSMRFAISLLTIICIASVIGTVLKQNEPINNYINQFGPFWAELFTTLKLNTVYSAWWFLLILAFLVVSTSLCIARNTPKILVDLKNYKENIREQSLKAFHHKAEGHLNEAPEAAAKRLGALLATGGWKVKLQERDTPAGKGWMLAAKAGAVNKIGYIAAHSAIVLVCVGGLLDGDLAVRAQMWFGGKEIYNGGGLIADVPEQHRLSERNPAFRANLLVAEDTASGTAILNQSNGILLQELPFVIELKKFIVEYYSTGMPKLFASDIVIHDKATGEKKEARVEVNHPASFKGINIYQSSFDDGGSSVKLQAVPMAAATKSFEVEGTIGGSTDLSNGNEKMSLEFTGLRVINVENLSGGEGPQGTGVDVRKVDLRSAIDERLGAGNKTTQTKDLRNVGPSVSYKLRDAAGQAREYNNYMLPVDTGDGVPVFLLGMRETPSEPFRYLRPPADENSELTGFIRLRAALQAPELRDRAAQRYARKAVDPQRPELTRQLADSAARSLGLFAGLEPVQGQQVSGLQALADFLEANVPQAERARAGEMFVRILNGALFELDVVAREQAGVKPLPAEQVQGFMTQAVLALSDAPIYPAPMTFLLKDFKQVQASVFQVARAPGQSIVYLGCALLILGIFAMLYVRERRLWVWLSPQGEGAQASLALSSNRKTLDVDREFDQLTARLLGRQEKTT, translated from the coding sequence ATGACGACTGTTGCTTCCCGCCCAGATTCCGAGCGCAGCTCGCCCCGAGGGCAGGCGGTGCTTGAGCTGCTGTCGTCCATGCGCTTTGCCATTTCCCTGTTGACGATCATTTGCATCGCCTCGGTGATCGGCACGGTGCTCAAACAAAACGAGCCCATCAACAATTACATCAACCAGTTCGGGCCTTTTTGGGCCGAGTTGTTTACCACCCTCAAGCTCAACACGGTCTACAGTGCCTGGTGGTTTCTGTTGATCCTGGCTTTTCTGGTGGTCAGCACCAGTTTGTGCATCGCCCGCAACACGCCCAAGATTCTGGTGGACCTGAAGAATTACAAGGAAAACATCCGCGAGCAAAGTCTCAAAGCCTTTCACCACAAGGCCGAGGGTCATCTGAATGAAGCGCCCGAGGCGGCGGCCAAGCGACTGGGGGCCTTGCTGGCCACAGGCGGCTGGAAGGTCAAGCTGCAAGAGCGGGACACCCCGGCAGGCAAGGGCTGGATGCTGGCGGCCAAGGCGGGCGCGGTCAACAAGATCGGTTACATCGCGGCGCACTCGGCCATTGTGTTGGTGTGTGTGGGGGGCTTGCTCGATGGCGACCTGGCGGTGCGCGCCCAAATGTGGTTTGGCGGCAAGGAAATTTACAACGGCGGGGGCCTGATCGCCGATGTGCCCGAGCAGCACCGTCTGTCCGAGCGCAATCCGGCATTTCGCGCCAATTTGCTGGTGGCTGAAGACACCGCGTCGGGCACCGCCATCCTGAACCAGTCCAATGGCATCTTGCTGCAGGAGCTGCCCTTTGTCATTGAGCTCAAAAAGTTCATTGTCGAGTACTACTCGACCGGCATGCCCAAGCTGTTTGCCAGCGACATCGTCATTCACGACAAGGCCACGGGTGAGAAAAAGGAAGCGCGAGTTGAGGTGAACCACCCGGCCAGCTTCAAAGGCATCAACATTTACCAGTCCAGCTTTGACGACGGCGGCTCCAGCGTCAAGCTGCAAGCCGTACCCATGGCGGCAGCCACCAAGTCCTTTGAAGTGGAAGGCACCATTGGTGGCAGCACCGACCTGAGCAATGGCAACGAAAAAATGAGCCTGGAGTTCACCGGGCTGCGCGTCATCAATGTGGAAAACCTGTCGGGTGGAGAAGGCCCGCAAGGCACAGGGGTGGATGTGCGCAAGGTGGACCTGCGCAGTGCGATCGATGAGCGTTTGGGCGCGGGCAACAAAACCACGCAAACCAAAGACCTGCGCAATGTGGGCCCCAGCGTCAGCTACAAGCTGCGCGATGCAGCAGGGCAGGCGCGTGAATACAACAACTACATGTTGCCGGTGGATACGGGCGATGGTGTGCCGGTGTTCTTGCTCGGCATGCGCGAGACGCCCAGTGAGCCGTTTCGCTACTTGCGCCCACCTGCCGATGAAAACAGCGAGTTGACGGGGTTCATCCGTTTGCGTGCGGCCCTGCAAGCCCCTGAGTTGCGCGACCGTGCCGCGCAACGTTATGCCCGCAAAGCGGTGGACCCACAACGCCCCGAGTTGACCCGGCAATTGGCCGATTCGGCGGCGCGCTCTTTGGGGCTTTTTGCGGGGCTGGAGCCGGTGCAAGGTCAACAGGTGTCGGGTTTGCAGGCGCTGGCTGACTTTCTGGAAGCCAATGTGCCGCAGGCCGAGCGTGCCCGCGCAGGTGAGATGTTTGTTCGCATTTTGAATGGGGCCTTGTTTGAGCTGGATGTGGTGGCCCGCGAGCAAGCAGGCGTCAAGCCTTTGCCCGCCGAACAGGTTCAGGGCTTCATGACGCAGGCGGTGCTGGCCCTGTCCGATGCGCCGATTTACCCCGCACCGATGACGTTCTTGCTGAAAGACTTCAAGCAGGTGCAGGCCAGCGTTTTCCAGGTGGCCAGAGCCCCCGGCCAGTCGATCGTCTATCTGGGCTGTGCCCTTTTGATCCTGGGTATTTTTGCAATGCTGTATGTTCGGGAGCGACGTTTGTGGGTCTGGTTGTCGCCACAGGGTGAGGGGGCTCAGGCGAGCCTGGCCCTGTCGTCCAACCGCAAGACCCTGGACGTGGACCGGGAATTTGACCAACTGACCGCCCGTTTGCTGGGCCGCCAGGAGAAAACAACATGA
- a CDS encoding c-type cytochrome, which yields MKSIFSFLITVVSASLVAGSALAAGPAAKAAKPDLAKGEAIFSQACVACHAADGNSSTPANPKLAQQHPEYLLKQLQEYKSGKRANAVMGGMVAALSDEDMRNIAFWLASKKAKPGFASQKDTVAWGERIYRGGIPDRQIAACVSCHSPNGAGMPSQYPRLAGQHAEYTAAQLVQFRDGVRKNNLQMTQVAAKMNDREIKAVSDYIAGLR from the coding sequence ATGAAGTCGATTTTCTCTTTCCTGATCACCGTTGTATCGGCCTCTTTGGTGGCTGGTTCTGCCCTTGCCGCCGGCCCCGCTGCCAAGGCTGCCAAGCCCGACTTGGCCAAAGGCGAAGCCATTTTCAGCCAGGCCTGTGTCGCTTGCCACGCGGCGGACGGCAATTCCAGCACGCCCGCCAACCCCAAGCTGGCACAACAACACCCCGAATACCTGCTCAAGCAATTGCAGGAGTACAAATCAGGCAAGCGCGCCAATGCGGTCATGGGTGGCATGGTGGCCGCCTTGAGCGATGAAGACATGCGCAATATCGCTTTTTGGCTGGCTTCCAAGAAAGCCAAGCCAGGCTTTGCCAGCCAGAAAGACACCGTGGCCTGGGGCGAGCGCATTTACCGTGGTGGCATTCCAGACCGTCAGATCGCCGCTTGCGTGAGCTGCCATTCGCCCAATGGTGCGGGCATGCCGTCACAGTATCCCCGTCTGGCCGGTCAACACGCCGAGTACACGGCTGCCCAGTTGGTTCAGTTCCGTGACGGCGTGCGCAAGAACAACCTGCAGATGACCCAGGTGGCGGCCAAGATGAACGACCGCGAAATCAAGGCGGTGTCCGATTACATTGCGGGGTTGCGCTGA
- the yihA gene encoding ribosome biogenesis GTP-binding protein YihA/YsxC, whose amino-acid sequence MHTARFLTTAAQLHHLPVLDTPEIAFVGRSNAGKSTCINTLTQKKQLAFASKKPGRTQHINLFALGKQGITDTVLADLPGYGYAAVAKMDKLRWQQVMANYLVSRENLKGIVMMCDPRHGLTELDDILLEVIRPRVEEGLKFLIVLTKADKLTRAEQAKALSIARLQAGGGEVKLFSALKKQGVDEVAQLLWDWTHPADGAVAAPAAAAPAPQPETLDE is encoded by the coding sequence ATGCACACAGCCCGCTTCTTGACCACCGCTGCGCAGTTGCACCATTTGCCGGTGCTCGACACCCCGGAAATCGCCTTTGTGGGCCGCTCCAACGCGGGCAAGTCCACCTGCATCAACACCCTGACGCAAAAAAAGCAGCTCGCTTTTGCCTCCAAAAAACCCGGCCGCACCCAACACATCAACCTGTTCGCTTTAGGCAAACAAGGCATCACCGACACCGTGCTGGCCGATCTGCCCGGCTACGGCTACGCCGCTGTGGCCAAGATGGACAAGTTGCGTTGGCAGCAAGTCATGGCCAACTATTTGGTCAGCCGCGAAAATCTCAAAGGCATCGTCATGATGTGCGACCCACGCCACGGCCTGACCGAATTGGATGACATCCTGCTGGAAGTGATCCGTCCGCGTGTTGAGGAAGGCCTGAAGTTCCTGATCGTCCTGACCAAAGCCGACAAGCTCACCCGCGCCGAACAAGCCAAGGCCTTGTCGATTGCGCGACTGCAGGCTGGTGGCGGTGAAGTCAAACTTTTTTCAGCCCTGAAAAAACAAGGTGTTGACGAGGTGGCGCAACTGCTGTGGGACTGGACTCACCCGGCCGATGGTGCGGTTGCAGCCCCGGCGGCCGCTGCCCCCGCACCACAACCCGAAACCCTGGACGAGTGA
- a CDS encoding alpha/beta hydrolase: MQSSSTSIETWQQALPHGITLSCRASGEPGRPVLLFLHGFPEGAWVWDPLLVHFSKPENGGYRCVAPNLRGYERSSAPDDVKAYRAKHLVQDIVALIGLESGHAPLAALVAHDWGGAVAWNLANQHPERLCQLVIINSPHPGPFLKALQNDPAQQAASTYMNFLVQPDAAAKLAAHDFERLFGFLTGQDSSLASLSRQAVSPAPSWLTPAIKAQYRRVWQHGLQGGLNYYRASPLRPATATDPGASAVQIPPEALHIGVPTLVLWAQDDVALLPCLSEGLDKHVPELKLVPIANATHWVVHEQPQRVMAEIADFLQSPATTPKTARPTQ; the protein is encoded by the coding sequence GTGCAGTCTTCATCAACCAGCATCGAGACCTGGCAACAAGCGCTGCCCCACGGCATCACGCTGAGCTGTCGCGCCAGCGGCGAACCGGGCCGCCCGGTGCTGCTGTTTTTGCATGGCTTTCCGGAAGGTGCTTGGGTATGGGACCCTTTGCTGGTCCACTTTTCCAAACCCGAAAACGGCGGCTACCGCTGCGTAGCCCCCAACCTGCGCGGCTATGAACGCTCCAGCGCCCCAGACGATGTCAAGGCTTACCGGGCCAAGCACCTGGTGCAGGACATCGTGGCCCTGATTGGCCTGGAATCGGGCCATGCCCCGCTGGCAGCATTGGTCGCCCACGACTGGGGGGGTGCAGTGGCCTGGAACCTGGCCAACCAGCACCCCGAACGGTTGTGCCAACTGGTCATCATCAACTCGCCCCACCCCGGCCCTTTCCTCAAAGCCTTGCAAAATGACCCGGCGCAACAAGCGGCCAGCACTTACATGAACTTTCTGGTGCAGCCCGATGCGGCCGCGAAACTGGCCGCCCACGATTTTGAGCGCCTGTTCGGCTTCCTGACCGGGCAAGACAGCTCATTGGCGTCGCTGAGCCGCCAGGCGGTGTCGCCTGCCCCTTCATGGCTCACACCCGCGATCAAAGCCCAATACCGCCGAGTCTGGCAACACGGCCTGCAAGGCGGCCTCAACTATTACCGCGCATCGCCTTTGCGTCCGGCGACCGCGACCGACCCGGGGGCCAGCGCCGTGCAGATCCCGCCCGAAGCGCTGCACATCGGGGTGCCCACCCTGGTGTTGTGGGCGCAAGACGATGTGGCGCTGCTGCCCTGCTTGAGCGAGGGGCTGGACAAGCATGTGCCCGAACTCAAATTGGTGCCCATCGCCAATGCCACCCACTGGGTGGTGCATGAACAACCCCAACGCGTCATGGCTGAAATCGCCGATTTTCTGCAATCGCCGGCCACCACACCCAAGACCGCCCGGCCCACTCAATAA
- a CDS encoding lipid A biosynthesis acyltransferase has product MRWVPVVMRWLAPCPLRLLRALGWVLGHVLMVLTRSRRHIVWVNLRWCFPHLSPLQRWQMARRHFVVLTQSLLDRAWLWHGSPELLRRRLSVQGDLGPLQGAEPVVMLAPHFVGMDAGGTALTVVQGVAMASMYTRQRHPAFDDWVRQGRSRSGRIRLFDRLEGVKQIVSGLRDGEKLYLLPDMDFGRKESVFVPFYGVQAATVPSLSRLARLGHARVLTVATRMTPQGYCLEVGPVWPDFPSQDPVADTARMNQVLQAVIDTMPEQYYWVHKRFKTRPEAEPGFY; this is encoded by the coding sequence ATGCGTTGGGTGCCTGTTGTGATGCGCTGGCTGGCGCCTTGTCCTTTGCGGCTCTTGCGGGCTTTGGGTTGGGTCTTGGGGCATGTGCTGATGGTCTTGACCCGGTCGAGGCGGCACATTGTTTGGGTCAACCTGCGCTGGTGTTTTCCGCACCTGAGCCCCCTGCAGCGCTGGCAAATGGCCAGGCGTCACTTTGTCGTGCTGACGCAGTCCTTGCTGGACCGCGCATGGTTGTGGCATGGTTCACCCGAATTGTTGCGTCGGCGCTTGAGCGTGCAAGGCGATCTGGGTCCCTTGCAGGGAGCGGAGCCGGTGGTGATGCTGGCACCGCATTTTGTGGGCATGGATGCGGGGGGGACGGCGTTGACCGTGGTTCAGGGGGTGGCCATGGCCAGCATGTACACCCGCCAGCGTCACCCGGCGTTCGACGATTGGGTGCGCCAGGGGCGCAGCCGATCGGGGCGGATCAGGCTGTTTGACAGGCTAGAGGGGGTCAAACAGATCGTCTCGGGTTTGCGTGATGGTGAAAAACTGTACCTCTTGCCCGACATGGATTTCGGGCGAAAAGAGTCTGTGTTTGTGCCTTTTTATGGCGTTCAGGCGGCCACGGTGCCCTCTTTGTCGCGTTTGGCGCGTTTGGGGCACGCCCGGGTGTTGACCGTCGCTACCCGCATGACGCCTCAAGGTTATTGCCTGGAAGTGGGGCCAGTTTGGCCGGATTTTCCAAGTCAAGACCCTGTGGCCGATACCGCCCGCATGAATCAGGTTTTGCAGGCGGTGATCGACACCATGCCCGAGCAGTATTACTGGGTCCACAAGCGTTTCAAGACCCGGCCTGAAGCTGAGCCCGGTTTTTATTGA
- a CDS encoding lysophospholipid acyltransferase family protein, translating into MLFWFRFFSHWPLWALHLLGSLGGWLAWCLSGRYRRRFLDNARQAGLGWGRVWPAVGQAGCMTAELPRLWLGRMPHLEWADDRAAVQAYASGQGVLFLTPHMGCFEVTAQALALRFSSQHGPLTVLYRPARHAGLGELMALVRQRPGLQAVPTNLAGVRQMIKALRAGEAVGLLPDQVPPEGMGVWLPFFGRPAYTMTLAARLALQTDARVVLIWGERLPWGRGYRLHTRPLGHDLSSDLETAVVQINQAMEAMVLTCAQQYLWAYARYKAPRKVL; encoded by the coding sequence ATGCTTTTTTGGTTTCGCTTTTTTTCGCATTGGCCTTTGTGGGCCCTGCATCTGCTGGGCAGCCTGGGCGGCTGGCTGGCCTGGTGCTTGTCGGGGCGTTACAGACGCCGTTTTCTGGACAATGCGCGCCAGGCTGGCTTGGGCTGGGGCAGGGTGTGGCCGGCTGTGGGGCAGGCCGGGTGCATGACGGCCGAGTTGCCGCGCTTGTGGCTGGGCCGCATGCCGCACTTGGAGTGGGCCGATGACCGCGCCGCTGTGCAGGCCTATGCCAGTGGTCAAGGGGTGCTGTTTTTGACCCCGCACATGGGCTGTTTTGAGGTCACGGCCCAGGCGCTGGCGTTGCGATTTTCGTCGCAACATGGCCCCTTGACGGTGCTCTACCGTCCTGCCCGCCACGCTGGTTTGGGCGAGCTCATGGCCCTGGTGCGGCAGCGTCCGGGGCTGCAGGCGGTGCCCACCAACTTGGCCGGTGTGCGCCAGATGATCAAGGCCTTGCGTGCGGGTGAAGCGGTTGGCTTGTTGCCCGATCAAGTGCCGCCGGAGGGCATGGGTGTTTGGCTTCCGTTTTTCGGGCGACCGGCGTACACCATGACTTTGGCGGCGCGTTTGGCCTTGCAAACCGACGCCCGGGTGGTGCTGATCTGGGGGGAGCGTTTGCCTTGGGGCCGCGGCTACCGCTTGCACACGCGCCCTTTGGGCCACGACTTGTCGAGCGATCTGGAGACGGCCGTGGTGCAGATCAATCAGGCGATGGAGGCGATGGTGTTGACCTGTGCGCAGCAGTATCTTTGGGCTTACGCCCGCTACAAAGCCCCGCGCAAGGTGTTGTGA
- a CDS encoding helix-turn-helix domain-containing protein: MKNDTLHPHYFSTSQAAKMLGLSVGTIQRMVENGVFKAFVTQGGHRRILSSSLTQYCKQNGVTGLMTAPDVPWVCVLHDNRHVPPALETMAHWAHVKLITHPLDLMGIDTSVGVFFIDARIPWLHTSPMHLQDNLMQTPHIVVYNSAHLPSDSPLHLAQKINLFEGDISTDLVYGYLLGSSESSDSDTPRPLHQ; this comes from the coding sequence ATGAAAAACGACACCCTACACCCGCACTATTTCAGCACCAGTCAAGCCGCCAAAATGCTGGGCTTGTCGGTCGGCACCATCCAGCGCATGGTGGAAAACGGGGTGTTCAAAGCCTTTGTGACCCAGGGCGGCCACCGACGCATCCTGTCATCCTCCCTGACCCAGTATTGCAAGCAAAACGGGGTCACGGGCCTGATGACGGCACCTGACGTCCCCTGGGTGTGCGTCCTGCACGACAACCGGCATGTGCCGCCTGCCCTCGAAACAATGGCCCATTGGGCACATGTCAAGCTCATCACCCACCCGCTGGACTTGATGGGCATAGACACCTCAGTGGGGGTTTTTTTCATCGATGCCCGCATCCCATGGCTGCACACCAGCCCGATGCACCTGCAAGACAATTTGATGCAAACCCCCCACATCGTGGTCTACAACAGCGCCCATTTGCCCTCTGACAGCCCACTGCACCTGGCCCAAAAGATCAACCTGTTCGAGGGCGACATCAGCACCGACCTGGTGTACGGCTACTTGCTGGGCAGCTCAGAGTCCAGCGACAGCGATACGCCCCGCCCGCTTCACCAGTAA
- the groES gene encoding co-chaperone GroES, producing MKLRPLGDRVIVKRIESETKTASGIVIPDSAAEKPDQGEVLAVGPGKTNDKGETKALSVKVGDRVLFGKYSGQTVKVGGDELLVMKEEDLFAVVE from the coding sequence ATGAAACTGCGTCCTTTGGGCGATCGCGTGATCGTCAAGCGTATCGAAAGCGAAACCAAAACAGCCTCGGGCATCGTGATCCCCGATTCGGCTGCAGAAAAGCCCGATCAAGGTGAAGTCTTGGCCGTTGGCCCAGGCAAAACCAATGACAAAGGCGAGACCAAAGCCCTGAGCGTCAAAGTCGGCGACCGCGTGTTGTTCGGCAAGTACAGCGGCCAGACCGTCAAGGTCGGTGGCGACGAGCTGTTGGTCATGAAAGAAGAAGACCTGTTCGCGGTCGTCGAGTAA
- the groL gene encoding chaperonin GroEL (60 kDa chaperone family; promotes refolding of misfolded polypeptides especially under stressful conditions; forms two stacked rings of heptamers to form a barrel-shaped 14mer; ends can be capped by GroES; misfolded proteins enter the barrel where they are refolded when GroES binds): MAAKDVIFGGEARARMVEGVNILANAVKVTLGPKGRNVVLERSFGAPTVTKDGVSVAKEIELKDKLQNMGAQMVKEVASKTSDNAGDGTTTATVLAQAIVREGMKYVAAGMNPMDLKRGIDKAVTALIEELKKATKATTTTKEIAQVGSISANSDHSIGDIIAKAMDKVGKEGVITVEDGKSLDNELDIVEGMQFDRGYLSPYFINNPEKQAALLDNPFVLLFDKKISNIRDLLPTLEAVAKAGRPLLIIAEEVEGEALATLVVNTIRGILKVVAVKAPGFGDRRKAMLEDIAILTGGKVIAEEVGLTLEKVTLADLGQAKRIEVGKENTIIIDGAGAAIDIEARVKQVRMQIEEATSDYDREKLQERVAKLAGGVAVIKVGAATEVEMKEKKARVEDALHATRAAVEEGIVAGGGVALLRARQAAGTIKGDNADQDAGIKLVLKAIEAPLREIVYNAGGEPSVVVNAVLAGKGNYGFNAANDTYGDMIEMGILDPTKVTRTALQNAASVASLMLTTECMISEAPKDESGAGGGGMPDMGGMGGMGGMGM; encoded by the coding sequence ATGGCAGCAAAAGACGTAATTTTCGGCGGCGAAGCCCGCGCACGCATGGTTGAAGGCGTGAACATTTTGGCCAACGCGGTCAAAGTGACTTTGGGCCCTAAGGGTCGCAACGTGGTTCTGGAGCGTTCTTTCGGCGCCCCCACCGTGACCAAGGACGGTGTGTCCGTGGCCAAGGAAATCGAACTCAAAGACAAGCTGCAAAACATGGGCGCGCAGATGGTCAAGGAAGTCGCTTCCAAGACGTCTGACAACGCTGGTGACGGCACAACGACTGCCACCGTATTGGCTCAAGCCATCGTGCGCGAAGGCATGAAGTACGTGGCCGCAGGCATGAACCCCATGGACCTGAAGCGCGGCATCGACAAGGCAGTGACTGCCCTGATCGAAGAGCTGAAGAAGGCCACCAAGGCCACCACCACCACCAAAGAAATCGCCCAAGTCGGTTCGATCTCTGCCAACAGCGACCACAGCATCGGCGACATCATCGCCAAGGCCATGGACAAAGTGGGCAAAGAAGGCGTGATCACTGTCGAAGACGGCAAGTCTTTGGACAACGAACTCGACATCGTTGAAGGCATGCAGTTCGACCGCGGCTACCTGTCGCCTTACTTCATCAACAACCCAGAAAAGCAAGCCGCTTTGCTGGACAACCCCTTCGTGTTGTTGTTCGACAAGAAGATCAGCAACATCCGCGATCTGCTGCCCACACTGGAAGCCGTTGCCAAAGCTGGCCGTCCTTTGTTGATCATTGCCGAAGAAGTCGAAGGCGAAGCCTTGGCAACTTTGGTGGTCAACACCATCCGTGGCATCTTGAAGGTTGTGGCTGTCAAGGCTCCAGGCTTTGGTGACCGTCGCAAAGCCATGTTGGAAGACATCGCCATCTTGACCGGCGGCAAAGTGATCGCTGAAGAAGTGGGCCTGACCCTGGAAAAGGTCACCCTGGCCGATCTGGGCCAAGCCAAGCGCATCGAAGTGGGCAAAGAAAACACCATCATCATCGACGGCGCTGGCGCTGCGATCGACATCGAAGCCCGCGTCAAACAAGTGCGCATGCAAATCGAAGAAGCCACTTCTGACTACGATCGCGAAAAGCTGCAAGAGCGCGTGGCCAAGTTGGCTGGCGGTGTGGCCGTGATCAAGGTGGGCGCTGCCACCGAAGTCGAAATGAAAGAAAAGAAGGCCCGCGTGGAAGACGCCCTGCACGCCACCCGCGCTGCAGTGGAAGAAGGCATCGTGGCTGGTGGTGGCGTGGCTTTGCTGCGCGCACGTCAGGCTGCTGGCACCATCAAAGGTGACAACGCTGACCAAGACGCCGGCATCAAGCTGGTGTTGAAAGCCATCGAAGCGCCTCTGCGCGAGATCGTGTACAACGCTGGCGGCGAGCCCTCAGTGGTGGTGAACGCTGTGTTGGCCGGCAAAGGCAACTACGGCTTCAACGCTGCGAACGACACCTACGGCGACATGATCGAAATGGGCATCTTGGACCCCACCAAAGTGACACGCACGGCTTTGCAAAATGCAGCGTCTGTGGCCTCTTTGATGCTCACCACAGAGTGCATGATCTCCGAAGCCCCGAAGGACGAGTCCGGCGCTGGCGGCGGCGGCATGCCTGACATGGGCGGCATGGGTGGTATGGGCGGCATGGGCATGTAA